From the Quercus lobata isolate SW786 chromosome 6, ValleyOak3.0 Primary Assembly, whole genome shotgun sequence genome, one window contains:
- the LOC115951005 gene encoding GATA transcription factor 5, whose product MLYRTHHPFFFQFHTFTSSNPPSSAPTTTTITTSLPSLPFQTYRSVQGKTEMECVEAALKTSFRKEMALKPIPQAASEELWAVKEQNGLACDDFFVDELLDLSNEDGFVKEEEEVKDKSFVFDHENSNTKTTTFTASKDEFGSVPTSELGVPADELADLEWLSHFVEDSFSEFSEPYPTVILTDKPKVPEPEPEPEPEKPCFKTPVPAKARSKRTRTGGRVWSLGSPSLTESSSSSITTSSSSSSSPSSPCFIYVNPGQNLEPVEPVYAEAQPPVKKQKKKPKETVGGTQTPRRCSHCGVQKTPQWRTGPLGAKTLCNACGVRFKSGRLLPEYRPACSPTFSNELHSNHHRKVLEMRRKKEVPDVTTQSSLAPAVVPSF is encoded by the exons ATGCTTTACCGAACTCACCACCCCTTTTTCTTCCAATTCCACACCTTTACTTCTTCCAACCCACCCTCTTCTGCACccaccactaccaccatcaCTACGTCTCTCCCTTCTCTTCCTTTTCAAACTTATCGTTCTGTTCAG GGCAAAACGGAAATGGAATGCGTGGAAGCGGCTTTGAAAACCAGTTTTAGGAAAGAAATGGCCTTGAAACCAATCCCACAGGCGGCTTCTGAAGAGTTGTGGGCAGTGAAGGAGCAAAATGGCTTGGCTTGTGACGATTTTTTTGTAGATGAACTACTTGACTTGTCTAACGAAGATGGGTttgtgaaagaagaagaagaggtaaAAGATAAAAGCTTTGTCTTTGACCACGAAAATTCCAACACCAAAACAACCACTTTCACTGCCAGCAAAGACGAGTTTGGCTCCGTACCCACAAGCGAACTCGGCGTTCcg gCGGATGAATTAGCGGACTTAGAATGGCTATCCCATTTTGTTGAGGATTCTTTCTCGGAATTCTCTGAGCCTTATCCGACCGTTATTTTAACCGACAAGCCCAAAGTGCCTGAGCCAGAACCTGAACCTGAACCGGAAAAGCCGTGTTTCAAGACTCCAGTTCCGGCCAAGGCTAGAAGCAAACGCACTCGAACCGGCGGTCGAGTTTGGTCTCTTGGGTCCCCTTCGCTTACAGAGTCTTCTTCGAGTTCAATAACCACCTCTTCGTCCTCATCTTCGTCTCCTTCAAGCCCTTGTTTCATCTACGTTAACCCAGGGCAGAACCTCGAGCCGGTCGAGCCGGTTTACGCTGAAGCACAACCGCCGGTGAAGAAGCAGAAGAAAAAACCCAAGGAAACTGTGGGTGGAACCCAGACTCCGAGGCGGTGCAGCCATTGCGGTGTGCAGAAGACACCACAGTGGAGAACCGGTCCACTAGGAGCCAAAACCCTTTGTAACGCTTGCGGTGTTCGGTTCAAGTCGGGTCGGCTCTTACCCGAATACAGACCCGCTTGTAGCCCGACTTTCTCGAACGAGTTGCACTCCAACCACCACCGTAAAGTGCTGGAGATGCGGCGGAAGAAGGAAGTGCCGGACGTGACGACTCAGTCCAGTTTGGCTCCTGCGGTTGTGCCCAGTTTTTga